In the genome of Paenibacillus pabuli, one region contains:
- a CDS encoding RNA polymerase sigma factor — MQRSVPQRGDHVMKVYETYADTLFRIAMVHLGRREDAEEATQDTFIKLIEKAPTFNDEEHQKAWLIRVITNHCKSLLGRGWRKREVKLEGADSHTTDDPEDQALIELVLSLPVKYRSVVHLYYYEDYPIREIGEILQISESAVKMRLKRGRQLLKLELEGEEPQ; from the coding sequence ATGCAGCGATCAGTGCCCCAACGGGGAGATCATGTGATGAAAGTCTATGAGACTTACGCGGATACGCTGTTCCGAATTGCCATGGTGCATCTCGGCAGAAGAGAGGACGCGGAGGAAGCCACTCAGGATACCTTTATCAAGTTAATAGAAAAAGCCCCTACGTTCAACGATGAAGAACATCAGAAAGCATGGTTGATCCGGGTCATCACCAATCATTGTAAATCCTTATTAGGCAGAGGCTGGCGCAAACGGGAGGTCAAGTTGGAGGGAGCAGATTCCCATACGACAGACGACCCCGAAGATCAGGCGCTGATCGAACTCGTACTGTCACTGCCCGTCAAATATAGATCGGTGGTTCATTTGTACTATTACGAAGATTATCCGATCCGGGAAATCGGTGAGATTCTGCAGATCAGCGAGTCTGCGGTGAAGATGCGATTGAAGCGGGGAAGACAGCTGTTAAAACTGGAGCTGGAAGGAGAAGAACCCCAATGA
- a CDS encoding sugar O-acetyltransferase, protein MTEEERIFNGILFSPGHSDLKAIKLRSHNLSSQYSRTFEDQTEEREALLLQILGRKGEGCFIQGPVFFHYGVHTEIGNYFFANYNLTVQDDAKVTIGNHVSFGPNVTIVTPVHPFIASERRQMLDQNGEPKSLCYAKPVTIGNDVWISANVTVCGGVTIGDGCVIGAGSVVTQDIPAGSFAAGVPCRVIRPITEADSMRYKPEVLADCSVIE, encoded by the coding sequence ATGACGGAAGAAGAACGAATTTTTAATGGGATCTTATTTAGTCCCGGCCATTCTGACCTTAAGGCTATCAAGCTTCGCTCTCATAATCTTAGTAGTCAATACAGTCGTACATTTGAGGATCAAACAGAGGAACGTGAAGCATTACTCCTGCAGATTTTGGGTCGAAAAGGAGAGGGTTGTTTCATTCAGGGGCCTGTTTTCTTTCATTATGGTGTCCACACAGAAATCGGCAACTATTTTTTTGCAAACTATAATTTGACCGTCCAGGATGATGCCAAAGTTACCATCGGTAATCATGTCAGTTTTGGGCCTAACGTGACTATTGTTACACCGGTTCACCCATTCATTGCTTCCGAACGTCGACAAATGCTGGATCAAAACGGAGAGCCCAAGTCGCTCTGTTATGCAAAGCCTGTCACCATCGGGAATGACGTTTGGATTTCGGCTAACGTCACCGTGTGCGGCGGTGTTACCATCGGCGACGGTTGTGTCATTGGTGCTGGAAGCGTAGTGACGCAGGATATCCCTGCGGGCTCTTTTGCAGCGGGTGTACCCTGCAGAGTTATTCGTCCAATCACGGAAGCGGACAGCATGCGCTATAAGCCGGAAGTTCTGGCTGATTGCAGTGTAATTGAATAA
- a CDS encoding DUF896 domain-containing protein, whose product MIKSLDRINQLAKKQREEGLTNAERVEQQVLREDYLREIRGQVLNTFSTLTVLDPHGNDVTPDKVRNEKGIRL is encoded by the coding sequence ATGATTAAAAGTTTAGATCGCATTAATCAATTGGCGAAAAAACAGCGTGAAGAGGGTTTGACAAATGCGGAACGAGTTGAACAACAAGTATTGCGAGAAGACTATTTACGGGAAATTCGAGGGCAGGTTTTAAACACTTTTTCAACACTTACAGTACTCGATCCGCATGGAAATGATGTAACACCGGACAAAGTACGAAATGAAAAGGGAATCCGTTTATAG
- a CDS encoding VOC family protein: MSVIAYLNFDGNTEQVIAFYSEALNASEVKKVKFKDFSQDPNYPLPENELNMIMESSLEFAGGKIMMSDILPSMKNVTGELVKGNNVIISIIIDDKQTMENYFSNLSVGGYVIMPLSEMPWSSCFGMLVDKFGVVWKFNSDADIFLDSVISSKE, translated from the coding sequence ATGTCAGTTATCGCATATTTGAATTTTGATGGGAACACAGAGCAGGTCATCGCGTTTTATTCAGAAGCTTTAAACGCAAGTGAAGTAAAAAAAGTGAAATTCAAGGATTTTTCACAAGATCCAAATTACCCTTTGCCAGAAAATGAGTTAAATATGATTATGGAGTCATCGTTAGAATTTGCAGGTGGAAAAATAATGATGTCGGATATACTTCCTTCGATGAAGAACGTAACAGGTGAGTTGGTTAAAGGTAACAATGTAATCATTAGCATCATTATTGATGATAAGCAGACAATGGAAAATTACTTTTCTAATTTGTCTGTAGGTGGCTATGTAATCATGCCTTTATCAGAAATGCCTTGGTCTTCCTGCTTCGGAATGTTGGTTGATAAATTTGGTGTCGTTTGGAAATTTAATAGCGACGCTGATATATTCCTTGATAGCGTAATTTCTAGCAAAGAGTAA
- a CDS encoding AraC family transcriptional regulator produces the protein MSLYLEIPELDKRLPFRSFIHKGDVLCYPHWHKEIEIIYVTQGSLDLGLNDKVIRLKQGEVQFINGGDVHFFLSSPDSERIVIQFDLSLFQDVSTLIYDDRSLRDIFTQIEQSSRNWPRETATKLLPLLQNISTEDYERKEGYAYMIKAKLYEMLAFILREVPRGSEKHRPQISENILTPTKDMLLKLERIFEYVESHYQESIILKDVADYIGFSPYYFTKFFKKNTGMTFVTFLNEYRINKAKWILLNENYSITEIAEQAGFNSVKTFHHFFKEATGTSPLKYRMTISGNKTARK, from the coding sequence ATGAGCTTATATCTGGAAATCCCGGAACTTGATAAAAGACTCCCATTTCGAAGTTTTATTCACAAAGGGGATGTGCTCTGTTATCCTCACTGGCATAAGGAAATTGAGATTATTTATGTTACCCAGGGAAGCCTGGATTTGGGATTGAATGACAAGGTGATCCGTCTGAAGCAGGGGGAAGTCCAATTCATCAATGGCGGTGACGTCCACTTTTTTTTGTCATCCCCAGATAGTGAGCGAATTGTTATTCAATTTGACCTGAGTCTGTTCCAGGACGTATCCACACTCATTTACGATGATCGGTCACTTCGTGACATTTTTACTCAAATAGAGCAATCCAGCAGGAACTGGCCTCGTGAAACGGCAACCAAGCTTCTTCCTCTTCTTCAAAACATAAGCACAGAAGATTACGAGCGCAAAGAGGGCTATGCATATATGATCAAAGCCAAACTTTATGAAATGTTGGCTTTTATTCTAAGAGAAGTACCAAGGGGGAGTGAGAAACATCGACCCCAAATCTCGGAAAATATCTTGACTCCGACCAAAGATATGCTTTTAAAGCTGGAACGAATTTTTGAATATGTAGAAAGTCATTACCAGGAATCAATTATACTAAAAGACGTTGCCGACTATATAGGGTTCAGTCCTTATTATTTCACTAAGTTTTTTAAGAAAAATACAGGAATGACTTTCGTAACCTTTCTAAATGAATATCGAATTAATAAAGCAAAATGGATATTGCTCAATGAAAATTACTCGATTACCGAAATAGCAGAGCAGGCAGGATTCAATAGCGTTAAGACATTTCATCACTTCTTCAAAGAAGCGACGGGGACATCGCCTTTAAAGTATCGCATGACAATATCCGGGAATAAAACAGCAAGAAAATAG
- a CDS encoding TetR/AcrR family transcriptional regulator, with protein MKKQQPQISEDRILEASWELLGDEGIEKFSMRRLADRLGIQAPSLYWYFKSKQHLYQHLANQISKMILNEFQSDGDWKVQMEGLAISIRSVLRRYPCSTQLMMQTLPHEPDMIRFTNRMLLCMESTPLEQEQKLQAVLTLVNYVFFFVLDNYEHQRTVSVMIKDKGELSGGEMIQLLDSMSETEAGLFRRMHKGGLFEMMGSDGAFEFGLKLILSGIEQVIKEQEN; from the coding sequence ATGAAAAAACAACAGCCTCAGATTTCGGAGGATAGGATTTTGGAAGCCTCTTGGGAGCTACTTGGGGATGAAGGCATTGAGAAATTCAGTATGAGGCGATTGGCTGATCGGCTGGGTATTCAGGCTCCTTCTCTGTACTGGTACTTTAAGAGCAAGCAGCATCTCTACCAGCATCTGGCCAACCAGATATCGAAGATGATCTTGAACGAATTCCAATCCGACGGGGACTGGAAGGTGCAAATGGAGGGCCTTGCAATATCGATACGGAGTGTACTCCGCCGGTATCCCTGTTCCACGCAGCTTATGATGCAGACGCTGCCACATGAGCCGGACATGATTCGCTTCACCAACCGTATGCTGCTCTGCATGGAATCGACGCCACTTGAGCAAGAGCAGAAATTGCAAGCCGTTCTTACGCTTGTGAACTATGTTTTCTTCTTCGTTCTGGATAACTATGAGCACCAGCGCACCGTCTCCGTTATGATTAAGGACAAGGGAGAGCTTTCGGGCGGGGAGATGATTCAACTTCTGGACTCCATGAGCGAGACAGAAGCAGGGCTGTTCCGGAGAATGCACAAAGGCGGGCTGTTTGAGATGATGGGGAGCGACGGAGCGTTTGAGTTCGGTTTGAAGCTGATTTTGTCGGGAATTGAGCAGGTGATAAAGGAACAAGAAAATTAG
- a CDS encoding Gfo/Idh/MocA family protein, translating into MKMDKRIYNIAIVGFGGMGSYHCQLIEPVSQISVIGVYDTVEYRMELGKEAGYKTYASLDAVLTDELVDIVLIATPNDVHKDIAIQALQAGKHVICEKPVTITSKDFNDIVKVANQEKRVFTVHQNRRWDEDFRTAKDIIDKKTLGELFHLESRVQGANGIPGDWRQLKDYGGGMLLDWGVHLLDQLLQITDSQIESVAANLSYILGTEVDDGFTSYITFKDGLTALIEVGTTNYVKLPRWYLKGTEGTAVIRDWDLSGEIITRNPDVAHIEPKPIQAGQGLTKTMAPPSEQSTLKFAIEKPDLEEQSFYENFVSVLEGKSEIAIKNDEVHRVLVLIETIFEAAETKSVIHRSI; encoded by the coding sequence ATGAAGATGGATAAACGAATTTATAATATAGCAATTGTTGGTTTTGGGGGGATGGGCAGCTATCATTGCCAGTTAATTGAGCCCGTATCACAGATTTCCGTAATTGGGGTATACGATACTGTTGAATATCGGATGGAATTGGGTAAGGAAGCCGGATATAAAACATACGCAAGTCTGGATGCTGTTCTAACAGATGAGCTGGTGGATATCGTTTTGATTGCTACACCTAATGATGTTCACAAAGATATAGCAATTCAAGCTCTGCAGGCTGGTAAACATGTAATTTGCGAAAAACCGGTTACAATAACCAGCAAGGATTTTAATGATATCGTCAAAGTAGCAAACCAGGAGAAACGCGTGTTTACGGTCCATCAAAATCGTCGCTGGGATGAAGATTTCCGTACTGCCAAGGACATCATTGATAAAAAGACTTTGGGTGAGCTGTTCCATTTGGAATCCCGGGTTCAAGGAGCCAACGGCATTCCCGGCGATTGGCGCCAGCTGAAGGATTACGGTGGAGGTATGCTGCTGGATTGGGGCGTGCATTTGCTGGACCAACTGCTACAGATTACAGATAGTCAAATTGAAAGTGTTGCGGCTAATTTAAGTTATATTTTGGGAACCGAAGTGGATGATGGTTTTACGAGTTATATAACGTTTAAAGATGGCCTGACAGCACTTATTGAAGTGGGAACGACCAATTATGTGAAGTTACCGAGATGGTATCTCAAAGGAACGGAAGGTACTGCAGTGATTAGGGACTGGGATTTAAGTGGAGAGATTATCACTCGAAATCCGGATGTTGCTCATATAGAGCCGAAACCAATTCAAGCGGGGCAGGGATTGACCAAAACGATGGCACCGCCGTCCGAACAGTCCACACTAAAGTTTGCGATAGAAAAGCCGGACTTGGAGGAGCAAAGCTTCTATGAAAATTTCGTCTCTGTACTCGAAGGGAAATCTGAAATTGCAATTAAGAATGATGAAGTTCACAGAGTACTTGTATTAATTGAGACTATTTTTGAAGCAGCAGAGACCAAAAGTGTGATCCATAGAAGTATTTAA
- a CDS encoding helix-turn-helix transcriptional regulator yields the protein MNKIERLISIIMILLQKNVVSATEFAKLFNVSKRTILRDMETLGLSNIPIYSINGVNGGYGIMDEYKIDKRLLSSKDLENILTALGGLGKILFSDEVESTLKKIESMIGLTNVGRTIQLSFYNWDGRPEIAQILKTCQEAIVQGRLLTFDYIDRSGVKTKRRVEPYQLHFREMSWYLKGFCLERMEYRTFKMSRTENLNMDIKTFVARDYVTEQKAEQYYQPKLITIKASITHRIKDHFIERYGQKRIEAYNSELLIAEIDLPQNDFGFQFLAGFGTDLEIIEPKAYVEEFREFLNAMVNKYAH from the coding sequence ATGAATAAGATTGAAAGATTAATATCCATCATAATGATCTTGCTGCAAAAGAATGTGGTTTCAGCCACCGAATTCGCCAAATTATTCAATGTGTCAAAAAGAACGATTCTACGTGATATGGAAACACTCGGATTATCTAACATTCCCATTTATTCTATTAATGGAGTGAACGGCGGATACGGAATTATGGATGAATACAAAATAGACAAACGACTTTTAAGTAGTAAAGACTTAGAAAACATACTAACTGCACTGGGCGGATTAGGAAAAATTTTATTTAGTGATGAAGTAGAATCAACGCTTAAAAAAATTGAATCGATGATCGGTTTAACGAATGTGGGACGTACGATTCAACTTTCATTTTATAATTGGGATGGCCGTCCTGAGATTGCCCAAATCTTAAAAACATGTCAGGAAGCAATAGTGCAAGGAAGGTTGCTTACATTCGATTATATAGATCGAAGTGGAGTCAAAACAAAGAGAAGGGTCGAGCCATACCAGCTTCATTTTAGAGAAATGAGTTGGTATTTGAAGGGGTTTTGTTTAGAACGAATGGAGTATCGAACGTTTAAAATGTCTAGAACGGAAAATCTGAATATGGATATTAAAACCTTTGTTGCCAGAGACTATGTGACTGAGCAGAAAGCAGAACAATATTATCAACCAAAACTAATCACAATTAAAGCATCGATTACACATCGAATAAAAGATCATTTTATTGAAAGATACGGTCAAAAAAGGATTGAAGCCTATAATTCTGAACTCCTAATAGCCGAAATAGATTTGCCGCAAAACGACTTTGGATTCCAGTTTTTAGCTGGCTTCGGAACGGACTTGGAAATTATAGAACCTAAAGCATATGTTGAAGAATTTCGAGAGTTTCTAAATGCGATGGTAAATAAATATGCCCATTAA
- a CDS encoding MATE family efflux transporter, with product MDAENLHYFEKAPIAKAVAHFAVPMMLGTSMSVIYSILNAYFLGTLGNTAMLTALALTLPLFAVIMALGNLIGMGSGTFISRLLGEKRYEDLKHVSSFAFYSSLVLGLIVMAVGLPLIDSIVHGLGATSDSFGFTKDYVTVMLVGSPFVILFFTLENIVRSEGAAITSMIGMILSVAVNIILDAIVIFVFHWGVIGVASATVISNLVASVFYAFHMGYKSQFLTVSVKWFKASKEIMSNVFKIGVPVFIMSVFLGAMSLILNHFLVEYGDQAIAGYGISSRLLQFPEFILMGLCEGVVPLIAFSFTANKLRMKHTIGFTIKAIVALAVVFGIIVYLISDHLIGLFTNDPQLIEMGSYILHVTFLSLFITGMTSLFVGIFQATAQGTAAFIMSVIQGITLIPVLYIANRLNGFHGVVWSLVIADVVAFLVGAIMLYILRNKLQPDLENLVH from the coding sequence ATGGATGCAGAAAACCTCCATTATTTTGAAAAAGCACCGATCGCAAAAGCCGTAGCTCACTTCGCGGTACCCATGATGTTAGGCACGTCGATGAGTGTCATCTATTCCATCTTGAATGCCTATTTCCTTGGTACATTAGGCAATACAGCTATGTTAACCGCACTCGCCCTAACCTTGCCGTTATTCGCTGTAATTATGGCGCTTGGCAACTTGATTGGCATGGGTAGCGGGACATTTATTTCCCGTTTGTTAGGAGAAAAAAGATATGAGGATCTTAAACATGTGTCTTCATTCGCCTTTTACAGCAGTTTAGTTCTCGGTCTTATTGTGATGGCTGTCGGTCTACCGCTGATTGATTCGATCGTTCATGGATTGGGAGCAACGTCTGATTCATTTGGATTTACGAAGGACTACGTTACGGTTATGCTTGTAGGTTCACCATTCGTCATTTTATTTTTTACACTGGAAAATATCGTGCGCTCGGAGGGTGCAGCAATCACATCCATGATCGGTATGATTCTCAGTGTGGCAGTAAATATTATTCTTGATGCGATCGTCATCTTCGTCTTCCATTGGGGTGTGATTGGCGTGGCGTCTGCTACGGTCATTTCCAACCTGGTTGCCAGTGTCTTTTACGCATTTCATATGGGGTATAAAAGCCAATTCTTGACTGTCTCCGTAAAATGGTTCAAGGCCTCCAAGGAAATTATGAGCAATGTATTCAAAATCGGGGTTCCCGTCTTTATAATGAGTGTTTTTTTGGGTGCAATGTCGCTCATTTTGAACCATTTTCTTGTCGAATACGGGGATCAGGCCATAGCGGGGTACGGAATTTCATCACGTTTGTTGCAATTTCCTGAGTTTATTCTGATGGGCTTATGCGAGGGAGTTGTGCCGTTGATTGCCTTCTCTTTTACAGCAAATAAATTACGCATGAAGCACACTATTGGATTTACGATCAAAGCAATTGTGGCGTTAGCTGTTGTGTTCGGCATTATCGTCTATCTGATTTCCGACCACTTGATTGGTTTATTTACGAATGACCCGCAATTAATTGAAATGGGCAGCTACATTCTGCATGTCACGTTCTTATCTTTGTTTATTACAGGAATGACCTCATTGTTTGTGGGGATCTTTCAAGCAACAGCCCAAGGAACCGCCGCATTTATTATGTCAGTCATTCAAGGAATTACTCTAATTCCTGTGCTATATATCGCCAACCGGCTAAATGGCTTTCACGGGGTAGTTTGGTCACTCGTCATTGCGGATGTCGTCGCGTTCCTTGTTGGAGCGATCATGCTGTATATTCTTCGTAACAAATTGCAGCCGGATTTAGAGAACCTGGTACATTAG